In Leptospira sp. WS58.C1, a single genomic region encodes these proteins:
- a CDS encoding acyl-CoA thioesterase: MELTIGKPVLSPYSFARIRFQDCDPFGHLNNARYMDYFLEARSEQLRETANFDFYEYGSSSGKSWVVSKVETQYLEPVKQNDVVKIVTRLIRLTPATIHNEYLLLDKEGNRLKAVLRAQFSFIDLQKGRPVRHDQEMMSFLGNFLFDEPGLEDGSFEDRVKQLRKQVSEGKYSQD, translated from the coding sequence ATGGAATTGACGATAGGTAAACCGGTGCTTTCCCCTTATAGTTTTGCAAGGATACGTTTTCAGGATTGTGATCCTTTCGGCCATTTGAATAATGCAAGGTATATGGATTACTTTTTGGAGGCTCGTTCGGAGCAGTTGAGAGAGACCGCTAATTTCGATTTTTATGAATACGGTTCTAGTTCGGGTAAATCCTGGGTGGTGAGTAAGGTGGAGACCCAATATTTGGAGCCGGTCAAACAGAATGACGTTGTGAAAATAGTGACTCGTTTGATCAGACTGACTCCGGCCACGATCCATAATGAATACTTACTTCTAGATAAGGAAGGAAATCGTTTGAAGGCCGTTTTGAGAGCTCAGTTCTCCTTTATTGATCTTCAAAAAGGGCGTCCCGTTCGTCATGACCAAGAGATGATGTCTTTTTTAGGGAACTTCTTATTTGATGAGCCCGGTTTGGAAGATGGTTCTTTCGAAGATAGGGTAAAACAGTTGCGAAAACAAGTATCGGAGGGAAAATATTCCCAAGACTGA
- a CDS encoding MarR family winged helix-turn-helix transcriptional regulator — MARKSEKFPSKADMLSAGLSCVNFNLRRASRAVTQFYDRELEKAGLTSQRFSLLHTLGATDGLALAELADLLVLDRTTLIRNLTPLEELGYVADVPSENKRARKVILTQKGLEALRVAYPIWEEAQAAVTEAMGEDDLKRLLKRLNSIVRKRNFKEFSKSED; from the coding sequence ATGGCTCGGAAGTCCGAAAAATTTCCGAGCAAAGCGGATATGCTTAGCGCAGGTTTAAGTTGTGTGAACTTCAATCTGCGCAGGGCCTCTCGGGCGGTCACTCAATTTTACGATAGAGAATTGGAGAAAGCGGGTCTTACTTCTCAAAGATTCAGTTTATTGCATACTCTTGGCGCCACTGACGGTCTTGCCCTTGCCGAATTAGCGGACCTTCTTGTTTTAGATAGAACAACTTTGATCCGTAACTTGACACCTTTGGAAGAATTAGGCTATGTCGCGGATGTTCCTTCCGAAAACAAAAGGGCTCGAAAGGTGATCTTAACCCAAAAAGGGTTGGAAGCTTTGAGGGTCGCTTATCCGATCTGGGAAGAGGCTCAGGCAGCGGTTACCGAGGCGATGGGGGAGGACGATCTCAAAAGATTGCTGAAAAGGTTAAACTCGATCGTTCGCAAAAGGAATTTTAAAGAATTTTCCAAATCGGAAGATTGA
- a CDS encoding MORN repeat protein — protein MNKNFYPILIIPVVLFFAYYFFSPSCVSGDCKNGTGTKIMSGSYRYDGSFQNGLAHGKGKLILGGVESYDGEWDRGNKEGKGTYKYADGTVYEGEWKMNKRNGFGKLSDPEGNPIFEGQWKDDIQVLAKNPK, from the coding sequence ATGAATAAGAACTTTTATCCTATCCTGATCATCCCCGTTGTACTGTTTTTCGCGTATTACTTCTTTTCTCCTAGTTGTGTTTCAGGCGATTGTAAAAACGGGACCGGGACCAAGATCATGTCCGGATCGTATCGTTATGACGGTAGTTTCCAAAATGGTCTAGCTCATGGAAAAGGCAAACTTATATTAGGAGGAGTGGAGTCTTACGACGGGGAATGGGATCGGGGAAATAAAGAAGGCAAAGGCACTTATAAATATGCGGATGGTACCGTTTACGAAGGTGAATGGAAAATGAATAAAAGGAACGGCTTCGGTAAATTATCCGATCCGGAAGGGAATCCGATTTTCGAAGGGCAATGGAAAGACGATATCCAGGTTCTGGCCAAAAATCCAAAATGA
- the bla gene encoding subclass B1 metallo-beta-lactamase, which translates to MKYISFFLILFSVSIYGEGPKLLVSQIGKNIYVHTSYKLLKDGYFPSNGLLIETGEGVVLVDTAWGEEQTFELLDWISNNLKKPVIAVIITHFHEDRAGGIDILKKQNIPSYAGKRTISILKEEGESVPEKVLKDKDLLVFGKTKIETFFPGAGHSKDNLVVWLPGSRILFGGCLVKSVEADDIGNTKDADLKEWPKTIRKLEKMFPKISIIVPGHQAWGGRESLKRTLELLGVSK; encoded by the coding sequence ATGAAATATATTAGTTTTTTCTTAATTCTATTTTCTGTTTCGATTTACGGAGAAGGACCTAAGCTCCTGGTTTCTCAGATCGGTAAAAATATTTACGTACACACTTCTTATAAACTTCTAAAAGACGGTTATTTTCCTTCTAACGGACTTTTGATCGAAACGGGAGAAGGTGTCGTTCTCGTGGATACTGCCTGGGGAGAAGAACAAACCTTCGAACTCTTGGATTGGATCTCTAATAATCTGAAAAAGCCGGTGATTGCCGTCATTATTACCCATTTCCATGAGGATAGAGCGGGTGGGATAGATATATTAAAAAAACAAAATATTCCCTCTTATGCCGGGAAAAGAACTATTTCTATTTTGAAAGAGGAAGGTGAATCTGTTCCGGAAAAAGTCCTAAAAGACAAGGATCTATTGGTATTCGGTAAAACTAAAATTGAGACTTTTTTCCCCGGCGCAGGTCATTCTAAGGATAATTTGGTCGTCTGGCTTCCCGGATCTCGAATTTTATTCGGGGGTTGTTTGGTAAAAAGTGTCGAAGCGGATGATATCGGTAACACTAAGGACGCGGATCTCAAAGAATGGCCCAAAACCATTCGTAAGTTGGAGAAGATGTTTCCGAAAATTTCTATCATAGTTCCTGGACATCAAGCTTGGGGCGGAAGAGAGAGTTTGAAACGTACCTTGGAGTTGTTGGGAGTTTCGAAATAA
- a CDS encoding glutathione S-transferase family protein yields the protein MKVYGTSVSGNCYKIKLLLHLLKIPYEWIETDTRKGETRTPEFLLKNPVGKVPLLELDSGDFLSESNAILYFLANESSFFPEDLLVQSRILQWMFFEQYSHEPYIAVNRWLIHFQNKKDDPRIPGNHTKGLEALKIMDDHLVKNQYFGFEKPSIADISLFAYTHVAEEGHFPVSDFPNLCSWIKRVRELRDFIPIY from the coding sequence ATGAAAGTTTATGGTACTTCCGTTTCCGGGAACTGTTATAAAATTAAACTATTGCTTCATTTATTGAAAATCCCTTATGAATGGATCGAGACCGACACCAGAAAGGGCGAGACCAGGACTCCGGAATTTCTTCTTAAAAATCCCGTAGGGAAAGTACCTCTCTTGGAATTGGACTCCGGGGATTTTCTTTCCGAGTCGAACGCGATCTTATACTTCTTAGCTAATGAAAGTAGTTTCTTTCCGGAAGATCTTTTAGTCCAATCTAGAATATTACAATGGATGTTCTTTGAACAATATAGTCACGAGCCATATATTGCCGTTAATCGCTGGTTGATCCATTTTCAAAATAAAAAGGATGACCCAAGGATCCCTGGAAATCATACGAAAGGATTGGAGGCTCTTAAGATCATGGATGATCATCTTGTTAAGAATCAATATTTCGGCTTTGAGAAGCCGAGCATTGCTGATATTTCCCTCTTTGCATATACACATGTGGCGGAAGAAGGTCATTTTCCTGTTTCGGATTTTCCGAACTTATGCTCTTGGATAAAAAGGGTCAGAGAGCTCCGGGATTTTATTCCGATATACTAA
- a CDS encoding RDD family protein, which translates to MKSIFKKIDIEERHLVYASLSRRVYAQFLDFLILCPVLIPQVLVFYYHNKMVYAVFPFYTALHSLLYIGYRFVMHALFGRTFGKAFAGIIVTDSNKGRLGWGRSFIRILPELALSLVTIVSAVYDSRIFMEHQAEMEGLPLAGVHRILNKWNPLDNFTFWDSIVYYGISLIYIFFSHKRTALHDLFAGTRVFRYRAE; encoded by the coding sequence ATGAAGAGTATATTCAAAAAAATTGATATTGAAGAAAGACATTTGGTTTACGCAAGTTTGAGCAGGCGGGTTTATGCTCAATTCCTGGATTTTTTGATCTTATGTCCTGTTTTAATCCCGCAAGTCCTTGTTTTTTATTACCATAATAAAATGGTATACGCGGTGTTTCCGTTCTATACCGCCTTACATTCCCTCCTGTATATAGGGTATAGATTCGTGATGCACGCCTTATTCGGTAGGACGTTTGGTAAGGCCTTTGCGGGGATAATCGTTACCGATTCGAACAAAGGGCGTTTAGGTTGGGGTAGATCTTTTATCAGGATCTTGCCCGAACTTGCTTTGTCATTAGTAACTATCGTGAGTGCAGTGTATGATTCTAGGATTTTCATGGAACACCAGGCTGAAATGGAAGGTCTGCCATTGGCAGGCGTTCATAGGATCTTGAATAAATGGAATCCTTTGGATAATTTTACCTTTTGGGATTCGATCGTATATTATGGGATTTCGTTGATTTATATCTTCTTTTCTCACAAAAGGACGGCATTACACGACCTTTTTGCAGGGACCAGGGTATTTCGTTATAGAGCGGAATGA